In Thermosipho africanus Ob7, the genomic stretch CGGTTTTTTTAGGTCTAACTATTGTAGGTCTTGCGCTAGGTGTATCTAGATTGTTTGATGCGGTAACTGATCCTTTGGTTGCAACTTTGTCTGATAGAAACAGGATGAAACTAGGAAGAAGAAGAGGTTTTTTAGCAATTAGCGTTCTTCCTTTTGCAATATTTTCATTCTTGCCTTTTTTTCCACCTTCAAGTGACCATACAATTAACACTATTTGGTTGTTTTTGACCGTTATTCTTTTTTACTGGTTTATGACAATGTATGTTACGCCTTATTTTGCATGGATGAGTGAACTTGGTCATACACCAGATGAGAGGCTTCTATTGAGCACTTTAATATCAATAACTTGGGCAATTGGTTATGTTTTAGGAACACAGATATACCTTTTCCAAACAATTTTGGAAAATAAAGGATTGACTCCATTAAAAGCTTTTCAAACGATAACCTTAATATACGGATTAGTTGGTTTTGTATTTATGCTTTTGCCGGTAATTTTCATTGATGAGAATAAATATTGTGAAAAGCATACAGTTAAAGAGAAGGGTTTAGAATCAATTATAAACGCTTTTAAAGAAAGAAATTTTAGATTATTTGTTCTCCAAGATTTCATATATTGGTTTGGTCTTACAGGGATTAGTCTTGGACTTGTTTACTATATAACTGTTTTACTTAAATTACCAAAAGAGCATGCATCACAAGTTCAGTTGTTAATGTTTTTACTTTCATTTATTTTTTATATCCCTGTTAACTTTTTGGCAAAAAAGTTTGGAAAGAAAAATTTGTTAATAATAGGATTTATAGTCTTTTCATTGGATTTTGCGGTTGCAGCAATGCTTGGAAAATTAAGTTTTTCTCCGATTATGCAAAGTTATATAATTGCAGTACTTTCTTCAGTACCACTTGCTATTTTTGGAATATTACCAAATGCAGTTATTGCAGATATTGCAGAAGCACATGGAAAAGAAACGGGGAATTACAAAGCAGCAGTATTTTTTGGTGCAAGAACATTTATGCAGAAGATGGGACAAACATTTGCTGGACTAATTTATCCTTCATTATTTATCCTAAACAGTGAAACAATTGGAGAATTTGGGTTAAGAATTAGTGCAATATTTTCTTTAATATTGATGGTTTTGGGAACAATAATTTTAGTTTTCTTTAATGAAAAAAAGATACTTGAGATATTAAAAAAATGAAGGTGCTTGAAAGCACCTTCATTTATTTTCTTAAACCTTTTAAAACAGCAGCACATCTTGGGCATGTATTTGGATATTCTTCATCTTTTCCTGTTTCCTCACTATATTTCCAGCATCTTTGACATTTTTCGCCACTTGCCTTTTCTACACTTACATTTGCAAATTCACCTTTAACTTTTCCTTCTCCAATTTCAACTTGAGAGACAATGAAAATTTCTTCAAGGTAATCTTTATACTTTACAAGAACGTTGTTAATTTGTTCATTTACACCATTTAAAGTTACTTTTGCATCTAAAGAATGGCCTATTATATCATTTTTCCTTGCATTTTCTAAGGCTTTTAGTACGTCATCTCGTACCATGAATAGTATTTTAAATTCCTCCATTAATTTTTCATCTACAAACTCTTTTCTTACTTGTGGCCAATACTCAAGATGTACTGTGTCAAATTCTTTGAGTGGGCTTAATTGATAAGCTTCTTCTGAAGTGAATACAAGTACTGGAGCAAGCATTTTAATTAATGCATCTAAAATGTAGAACATGACAGTTTGTGCTGAACGTCTATATATCGAATCTTTTGTTTCAACGTACAACCTATCTTTTAATATATCAAGATAAGTTGCACTTAATTCCACGGTGCAATATCTGTTTATAAGGCTATATACCTTTGAAAATTCGTATTTTTCATAATGCTCTGTAACTTGAGATATTACTTCTTGAAGTCTTCCAAGAGCCCATTTATCAAGTGGTAAAAGTTTATCAAATTCGACTAAATCGTTCTTTGTAAAGTCGCTTAAATTACCGAGTAAGAATCTAAGTGTATTTCTAATCTTTTTGTATACTTCAACTTGTTGTTGAATGATATTTTTACCAACGCGTATATTGTCAAAAAAGTCTATACTGGAAACCCAGAGCCTTAAAATATCAGCACCGTATTTATCAACAATTTCTTTTGGATCAATTACATTTCCAAGAGATTTACTCATCTTTCTACCATGCTCGTCTTTTATAAATCCATGTGTTACAACAGATTTGTATGGAGCTTGACCTGTATGTGCAACGGACATAAATATAGAACTTTGGAACCAACCTCTGTGTTGATCATCGCCTTCTAAGTATAAATCAACTGGGAATTTTTCGCCCTTTGATCTTATTACAGCCTCAAATGAACAACCTGAGTCAATCCAAACATCCAAAGTATCGTATGTCTTTTCAAATTCATTATGTCCGCATTTTGGACATTTAACATCTTCTGGAATAATATCTTTTTCGGGAAGCTTAAACCATGCATCTGTTCCTTCTTTTTCAACGATTGTTATAAAGTTATCAATTACTTTTTCATCAATAAATACTTCACCACAATGTTTACATTTTATTGCAGGGATTGGAGTTCCCCATACCCTTTGTCTTGAAATTGTCCAGTCGGGTCTTTCTTTAACCATTGCCGTAATTCTATTTTCACCCCATTTTGGGTGCCATTCAACTTTTTTGATTTCTTCTAGGACTTTTTCACGCAAGTTATTTTTATCGACAGAAATAAACCATTGAGGAGTTGCTCTAAATATAATTGGATTTTTACATCTCCAGCAGTGTGGGTAGCTATGTTCGATTTTTTGTGTCTTTATAAGTGTACCTAATCTTTCTAAGTCTTCTATAATTACTTTATTTGCATCCCAAATTTTTAGTCCGGCGTATTTCCCTGCTTCTTCAGTAAATATTCCTTCTTCATTCACTGGTGAAAGAACTGGTAGGTTATACTTTAAACCGGTTAAATAGTCTTCTGCACCGTGTCCTGGGGCGGTATGAACACAACCTGTACCATCTTCGAGTGTTACATAATCGGCAAGCACAATTAATGATTCCCTATCTATGAATGGATGTTTTGCCTTTTTATACTCTAAATCTTTACCTTTATATTTTTCAACAACTTCATAATTAATTTCAGTTTCTGCTGCAAATTTATTTAATAATCCTTCCGCTACTATCCAGTATTCATCCTCAACTTTAATTTTTACATAATCATATTCTGGATGTACTGCAATAGCAACGTTTGCAGGTAGTGTCCAAGGAGTTGTTGTCCATATTACAACATATGTATTTTCTTCACCAATTAATTTAAATTTTACATAAATTGAAGGTGAAGAGTGGTCATGATATTCAACTTCAGCTTCTGCAAGAGCAGTTTTACAAGTCGGACACCAGTAAACAGGTTTGTTTCCCCTATATACATTACCATTTTTAACGAGTGTTTTGAAAATATTTAATATGTGGGTTTCGTATTTTGGATCTAGTGTTAAATATGGA encodes the following:
- a CDS encoding MFS transporter, translated to MTSFAIANVLVYFYMPPEGVNFPEFIKRGPVFLGLTIVGLALGVSRLFDAVTDPLVATLSDRNRMKLGRRRGFLAISVLPFAIFSFLPFFPPSSDHTINTIWLFLTVILFYWFMTMYVTPYFAWMSELGHTPDERLLLSTLISITWAIGYVLGTQIYLFQTILENKGLTPLKAFQTITLIYGLVGFVFMLLPVIFIDENKYCEKHTVKEKGLESIINAFKERNFRLFVLQDFIYWFGLTGISLGLVYYITVLLKLPKEHASQVQLLMFLLSFIFYIPVNFLAKKFGKKNLLIIGFIVFSLDFAVAAMLGKLSFSPIMQSYIIAVLSSVPLAIFGILPNAVIADIAEAHGKETGNYKAAVFFGARTFMQKMGQTFAGLIYPSLFILNSETIGEFGLRISAIFSLILMVLGTIILVFFNEKKILEILKK
- the ileS gene encoding isoleucine--tRNA ligase, whose product is MDYKETLNLPSTEFSMRANLVKKEPEMLKKWKEMDDYNLVLKSREGKPKFVLHDGPPYANGNIHIGTATNKILKDIVIRYKTMRGYYAPYVPGWDTHGLPIEHRVSVEMGEKIKDMSPVEIRQKCKDFALNFVNIQREQFKRLGVRGDWDNPYLTLDPKYETHILNIFKTLVKNGNVYRGNKPVYWCPTCKTALAEAEVEYHDHSSPSIYVKFKLIGEENTYVVIWTTTPWTLPANVAIAVHPEYDYVKIKVEDEYWIVAEGLLNKFAAETEINYEVVEKYKGKDLEYKKAKHPFIDRESLIVLADYVTLEDGTGCVHTAPGHGAEDYLTGLKYNLPVLSPVNEEGIFTEEAGKYAGLKIWDANKVIIEDLERLGTLIKTQKIEHSYPHCWRCKNPIIFRATPQWFISVDKNNLREKVLEEIKKVEWHPKWGENRITAMVKERPDWTISRQRVWGTPIPAIKCKHCGEVFIDEKVIDNFITIVEKEGTDAWFKLPEKDIIPEDVKCPKCGHNEFEKTYDTLDVWIDSGCSFEAVIRSKGEKFPVDLYLEGDDQHRGWFQSSIFMSVAHTGQAPYKSVVTHGFIKDEHGRKMSKSLGNVIDPKEIVDKYGADILRLWVSSIDFFDNIRVGKNIIQQQVEVYKKIRNTLRFLLGNLSDFTKNDLVEFDKLLPLDKWALGRLQEVISQVTEHYEKYEFSKVYSLINRYCTVELSATYLDILKDRLYVETKDSIYRRSAQTVMFYILDALIKMLAPVLVFTSEEAYQLSPLKEFDTVHLEYWPQVRKEFVDEKLMEEFKILFMVRDDVLKALENARKNDIIGHSLDAKVTLNGVNEQINNVLVKYKDYLEEIFIVSQVEIGEGKVKGEFANVSVEKASGEKCQRCWKYSEETGKDEEYPNTCPRCAAVLKGLRK